A section of the Streptomyces sp. V3I8 genome encodes:
- a CDS encoding TIGR03960 family B12-binding radical SAM protein yields the protein MPAESAVSVFPQLEALLPHVQKPIQYVGGELNSTVKPWEDCDVRWALMYPDAYEVGLPNQGVMILYEVLNEREGVLAERTYSVWPDLEALMREHGVPQFTVDAHRPVKAFDVFGLSFSTELGYTNMLTALDLAGIPLESKDRGLDDPIVLAGGHAAFNPEPIADFIDAAIIGDGEQAVLDMTDIIRAWKAEGRPGGREEVLLRLAKTGAVYIPAFYDVEYLADGRIARVVPNRSGVPWRVSKHTVMDLDEWPYPKQPLVPLAETVHERMSVEIFRGCTRGCRFCQAGMITRPVRERSITGIGDMVDKGLKATGFEEVGLLSLSSADHSEIADIAKGLADRYEEDKVGLSLPSTRVDAFNVDLANELTRNGRRSGLTFAPEGGSERMRKVINKMVSEEDLIRTVSTAYGNGWRQVKLYFMCGLPTETDEDVLQIADMAMNVIAEGRKVSGQNDIRCTVSIGGFVPKPHTPFQWAPQLSAEETDARLTKLRDKIRGDKKYGRSIGFRYHDGKPGIVEGLLSRGDRRIGSVIRAVYEDGGRFDGWREHFSYDRWMRCADKTLPAFGVDVDWYTTREKTYEEVLPWDHLDSGLDKDWLWEDWQDALDETEVDDCRWTPCFDCGVCPAMQTEIQVGPTGKKLLPLTVKTPVAGGHVH from the coding sequence ATGCCTGCCGAATCCGCTGTGTCGGTCTTCCCACAGCTCGAAGCTCTGCTCCCGCATGTGCAGAAGCCGATCCAGTACGTCGGCGGAGAGCTCAACTCCACGGTCAAGCCCTGGGAGGACTGCGACGTCCGCTGGGCGCTGATGTACCCGGACGCGTACGAGGTCGGGCTGCCCAACCAGGGCGTCATGATCCTCTACGAGGTCCTCAACGAGCGCGAGGGCGTGCTCGCCGAGCGCACCTACAGCGTCTGGCCGGACCTCGAGGCCCTGATGCGCGAGCACGGCGTCCCGCAGTTCACGGTGGACGCCCACCGCCCGGTGAAGGCCTTCGACGTGTTCGGCCTGTCCTTCTCCACGGAGCTGGGCTACACGAACATGCTGACGGCGCTCGACCTGGCCGGCATCCCGCTGGAGTCGAAGGACCGCGGCCTCGACGACCCGATCGTCCTGGCCGGCGGACACGCCGCCTTCAACCCCGAGCCGATCGCCGACTTCATCGACGCGGCGATCATCGGCGACGGCGAGCAGGCCGTGCTCGACATGACGGACATCATCCGCGCCTGGAAGGCCGAGGGCCGGCCGGGCGGCCGCGAGGAGGTCCTCCTGCGCCTCGCGAAGACGGGCGCGGTCTACATCCCGGCGTTCTACGACGTCGAGTACCTCGCGGACGGCCGTATCGCCCGCGTCGTACCCAACAGGTCGGGTGTCCCGTGGCGCGTGTCCAAGCACACGGTCATGGACCTGGACGAGTGGCCCTACCCGAAGCAGCCCCTCGTGCCGCTCGCGGAGACGGTCCACGAGCGCATGTCGGTGGAGATCTTCCGCGGCTGCACCCGCGGCTGCCGCTTCTGCCAGGCGGGCATGATCACCCGCCCGGTCCGTGAGCGCTCCATCACCGGCATCGGCGACATGGTCGACAAGGGCCTGAAGGCCACCGGCTTCGAGGAGGTCGGCCTGCTCTCCCTCTCCTCGGCGGACCACTCGGAGATCGCCGACATCGCCAAGGGCCTCGCGGACCGCTACGAGGAGGACAAGGTCGGCCTGTCGCTGCCCTCCACCCGGGTCGACGCGTTCAACGTGGACCTGGCGAACGAGCTGACCCGCAACGGCCGCCGCTCCGGACTGACCTTCGCCCCCGAGGGCGGCTCCGAGCGCATGCGCAAGGTCATCAACAAGATGGTCTCGGAGGAGGACCTGATCCGGACCGTCTCGACGGCGTACGGCAACGGCTGGCGCCAGGTGAAGCTGTACTTCATGTGCGGCCTGCCCACCGAGACGGACGAGGACGTCCTGCAGATCGCGGACATGGCGATGAACGTGATCGCCGAGGGCCGCAAGGTCTCCGGCCAGAACGACATCCGCTGCACGGTGTCCATCGGGGGCTTCGTCCCCAAGCCCCACACCCCCTTCCAGTGGGCGCCGCAGCTCTCCGCCGAGGAGACGGACGCCCGCCTGACGAAGCTCCGCGACAAGATCCGCGGCGACAAGAAGTACGGCCGCTCCATCGGCTTCCGCTACCACGACGGCAAGCCCGGCATCGTCGAGGGCCTGCTCTCCCGCGGCGACCGCCGCATCGGCTCCGTCATCCGCGCCGTCTACGAGGACGGCGGCCGCTTCGACGGCTGGCGCGAGCACTTCTCGTACGACCGCTGGATGCGCTGCGCCGACAAGACGCTCCCCGCCTTCGGCGTGGACGTCGACTGGTACACGACACGCGAGAAGACGTACGAGGAGGTCCTCCCCTGGGACCACCTGGACTCCGGCCTCGACAAGGACTGGCTCTGGGAGGACTGGCAGGACGCGCTCGACGAGACGGAGGTCGACGACTGCCGCTGGACGCCTTGTTTCGACTGCGGCGTGTGCCCGGCCATGCAGACCGAGATCCAGGTCGGTCCGACGGGTAAGAAGTTGCTGCCGCTGACGGTGAAGACGCCGGTGGCGGGCGGGCACGTCCACTGA
- a CDS encoding helix-turn-helix domain-containing protein has product MSLRPGTVFLADCPARLAIEIISSKWAVVTLFALSDGPLRHGELVELIGGVSRKVLTQTLRRLQAHGLVERRVFAEAPPRVEYALTELGGTLREPIAALTVWARSNGEAVVTFHEAAETAETAETTETAGTTDGP; this is encoded by the coding sequence ATGAGCCTGCGCCCCGGGACGGTCTTCCTCGCCGACTGCCCCGCCAGGCTGGCCATCGAGATCATTTCCAGCAAGTGGGCCGTGGTCACGCTGTTCGCGCTGAGCGACGGTCCGCTGCGCCACGGCGAACTGGTCGAACTGATCGGCGGGGTCTCACGCAAGGTGCTGACGCAGACGCTGCGCCGGCTGCAGGCCCACGGGCTCGTCGAGCGGCGGGTGTTCGCGGAGGCGCCCCCACGGGTGGAGTACGCCCTGACCGAACTCGGCGGCACACTCAGGGAACCCATCGCCGCCCTGACCGTCTGGGCACGCTCCAACGGCGAGGCGGTCGTCACGTTCCACGAGGCCGCCGAGACGGCCGAGACCGCCGAGACCACTGAGACCGCCGGGACGACCGACGGGCCCTGA